Within Halopelagius longus, the genomic segment GAACGTCGGTACAGCGATGACCTCGACGAAGACGCCCGAGAGTTCCTCGAGTTCGCCGTGGACGGAGCCGATCGCATGCGCGACATGATCTACGGACTACTGGCGTACTCGCGCGTCGAGACCAAGGGAGAACCGCTCGAACCGGTGGACCTCAACGAAGTGGTCGGGGACGTGCTCGAGGATCTCGACGTACAGATAACCGAAAGTGGCCCCGACATAGAAATCGAGGAGTTGCCTCGCGTGATGGGAGACAAAGGGCAGTTGCGGCAGGTGTTTCAGAACTTGATAAGCAACGCGCTCGAGTACAGCGGGAACGACCCGCCGCAGGTGCGTATTTCCGCCGAGCGGAACAGTTCGACGTGGGAGGTGTCGGTTCGGGACGAGGGAATCGGAATCGAACCGGACGAGCAAGACCGCATCTTCGAGGTGTTCCAACGGCTCCACGCTCCCGACGAGTACGAGGGCTCGGGCATCGGCCTGGCACTGTGCGAGCGGATCGTCGAACGTCACGGCGGCGACATCTGGGTCGAATCCGAACCGGGCGAGGGATCGACGTTCTCGTTTACACTTCCGGCGGCGGACGACCGCAGCGAGTGAGTCCGCGAGTGGCGAGCCGGTCGACACTTTCCTCGTGGAGGATGACGAAGCGGGATAGCGTGGGTCAGTTCACACCACCCCCGGGCAGTCAGTCCCGGCGAGTGATTGCGATCGTCCCGATATCAGTCGGGAGAACCGGATCAGATGACATACATTCTCCAATTCACCAAACTCTTTAGGGCGATATATTTCGTGGGTAGAGTACATCCGTAGAAGTAGAGATGGCAGTCAAACAAGACGGCATTCCGTCCGGGCGTTCAACTACCGACTCTCTCGCCGTCCTTGACGACAAGCACCGACTCACCGTGGTCGGTATCCTCGCAGCAGAAGACCGCTCAGTCACCCTCTCGGATCTCGCAGAAGGGGTTGCCGGGGAACTCCGAGGCGTCGAGCAAGGGAAGATACCCGAGCAAGATATCGAACGAGCGGAGATAACCCTCCACCACAACCACCTCCCGAAGTTGGACGATGCGGGTGTTCTCGAGTACTCTCCCGAGGACCACCGCGTCGTTCCGACCGACGACCTGAAAACGGCAGCGACGCTCACAAAAACGGTCGATACGAACTAACGGTCCCGCGCTCTCCCGGATTTTGTGAGGTTTTTCGAGAGGTGGTACTCGTGGCGGTAGGGATACTCAACGGTCGAAGTCGGGAATGGCCGATGCCGAACGGTGTATCTCACATCCGCTCCATAGTTCGTCCGCA encodes:
- a CDS encoding DUF7344 domain-containing protein, encoding MAVKQDGIPSGRSTTDSLAVLDDKHRLTVVGILAAEDRSVTLSDLAEGVAGELRGVEQGKIPEQDIERAEITLHHNHLPKLDDAGVLEYSPEDHRVVPTDDLKTAATLTKTVDTN